A DNA window from Niabella yanshanensis contains the following coding sequences:
- a CDS encoding SusC/RagA family TonB-linked outer membrane protein — protein MLLISTLFKRTSSFLIVLLMYNICCAQAGKMLRGKVLDEFGHPLEKIRVEDKGSHKTVESNEDGIFEINVSVPATLYFSGTSIDAAIYNVSGSADDIVLRLQNRYLVKSDSLDVLYGRQKKELFLGAAATVHTPQLSTTPATLYPYALTGRLAGLYTEQIQGYRTFSGTSDANSVSDLAGTLARTGLEPFSDNNEISLKLRGQNSVVVVDGIQRNIFSLDPQSIESVSVLKDGLSAIALGQRSSRGLLLVTTKKPRMGPPQFSFTAEVGTQQPLSQPQPLDAFNYAYLVNEALQNEGRKTLYTVGDLEGFKSGANAYRYPNVNWYDQVIKKSAPLYRYNLNLGGGSKVARYMVSLSYMNQEGLLNVQNPDAKLQLERYLINSKVDIDVTKYFNIGVQLFGRIQDGNQPGATVGSILGNLLTTPNNAYPVYNPDGSFGGNNSFQQNLRSMLDNSGYMMNTDRDIMANVDMKYSFDKWTKGLWVKLKGNLSVQSATITDRSMRVPVYLMQVGGDNGDTTYARYGSANAQVNNFYAVSNARYWYAQGELGYSKIINQHSFTGSVMADSRRVTLNFDLPGTATNYMAKLQYNYMEKYMLEGALNYSGYDRYPPGQQFGLFYAAGAGWNIAKENFIKNNATWIDLLKLRATYARTGSGVDNSGYFTWRQTYASSNDQTGIAGIDHVRAQIAVAENGLANTGITWEKGNKFNAGLDVALFKNHLSLNADFYRDVYSDLLQIRGKSIALIGTGYPWENMGKNLYTGGELQITYQNNIAAFNYFFTANGSLEKNRVLFMDEQQRDYPWNVATGKPVNTRFGYIADGFFQTDEEAQSGAVIAGYEIKAGDIKFKDLNGDGMIDQFDQTAIGTDKPLLYYGLTTGFNYKGLGFSILLQGVKNRDLYIDNWNTEILRANGQVYGQMYEHLLNRWTPETAAIASYPRLKANGGFGDGYSLSSSTFWMHSGDYWRIKNVNLQYTFPFSWTSRFKVSAITAFANAQNLFTWAAYDRVDPEVGYGAYPIQKVYNMGINIKF, from the coding sequence ATGCTTTTAATAAGTACGTTGTTTAAAAGAACCAGCAGTTTTTTGATCGTTCTTTTAATGTACAATATATGCTGTGCCCAAGCCGGTAAAATGCTCAGAGGGAAGGTATTGGATGAATTTGGGCACCCTTTGGAAAAGATACGCGTCGAAGACAAAGGCAGCCACAAAACCGTAGAGAGCAATGAAGATGGCATTTTTGAAATAAATGTAAGTGTTCCTGCTACACTTTATTTTTCCGGTACTTCAATTGACGCCGCCATTTACAATGTATCAGGGTCTGCAGATGACATAGTATTGCGGCTGCAAAACCGTTACCTGGTTAAAAGCGATAGTCTAGATGTGCTGTACGGCCGGCAAAAGAAGGAACTCTTTTTAGGTGCGGCGGCTACGGTACATACGCCACAACTCTCTACAACGCCGGCTACATTGTATCCCTACGCGCTTACGGGTCGTCTTGCGGGTTTATATACAGAGCAGATTCAGGGCTACCGCACTTTTTCAGGTACGTCAGATGCTAACTCGGTATCAGATCTTGCGGGAACCCTGGCCAGAACCGGTTTAGAGCCGTTTAGCGATAATAATGAAATTTCTTTAAAGCTGAGAGGACAGAATTCGGTAGTGGTGGTAGATGGTATCCAGCGTAATATTTTTTCACTCGATCCTCAGAGCATCGAAAGTGTATCCGTTTTAAAAGACGGTCTTTCGGCAATTGCTTTGGGGCAAAGAAGTTCGAGAGGGCTGTTGCTGGTAACCACCAAAAAACCCCGGATGGGGCCGCCACAGTTTTCTTTTACCGCTGAAGTAGGTACCCAGCAACCGCTTAGCCAACCCCAACCGCTGGATGCATTTAACTATGCTTACCTGGTAAATGAAGCCCTGCAAAATGAGGGACGTAAAACTTTGTATACCGTAGGGGATCTGGAAGGGTTTAAAAGTGGCGCGAATGCTTACCGGTATCCTAATGTTAACTGGTACGACCAGGTGATCAAAAAAAGCGCTCCGCTGTACCGCTACAATCTGAATCTTGGTGGCGGTAGCAAAGTAGCCCGGTATATGGTATCTCTAAGCTACATGAACCAGGAGGGGCTGCTGAATGTTCAGAACCCCGATGCTAAGCTTCAGCTGGAGCGTTATTTGATTAACTCAAAGGTCGATATCGATGTTACCAAATACTTTAACATTGGAGTACAGTTGTTTGGACGCATACAGGATGGCAATCAACCGGGAGCCACTGTTGGTTCTATATTAGGCAACCTGCTAACAACCCCAAATAATGCCTACCCAGTTTACAATCCCGACGGCTCGTTTGGAGGGAATAATTCCTTCCAGCAAAATTTAAGATCCATGCTTGATAATTCGGGTTACATGATGAACACCGACCGGGATATCATGGCTAATGTTGACATGAAATATAGTTTTGATAAGTGGACGAAAGGTCTGTGGGTAAAATTAAAGGGTAATCTCTCCGTACAGTCGGCTACTATAACCGACAGAAGTATGCGGGTGCCTGTCTACCTGATGCAGGTAGGAGGTGACAACGGAGATACCACTTATGCAAGGTATGGGAGCGCTAACGCACAGGTAAATAATTTTTATGCGGTTTCAAATGCAAGATACTGGTATGCCCAGGGCGAATTAGGATATTCTAAAATAATTAACCAGCATTCTTTTACCGGATCTGTTATGGCTGACTCCAGGCGGGTTACGCTCAATTTTGATTTGCCCGGTACGGCTACCAATTACATGGCAAAGCTGCAGTATAATTACATGGAGAAGTACATGCTGGAGGGTGCGCTTAATTACAGTGGGTACGACAGATATCCTCCGGGTCAGCAGTTCGGGTTGTTCTATGCTGCGGGTGCAGGCTGGAATATCGCTAAAGAAAATTTCATTAAAAACAATGCGACCTGGATTGATCTCCTGAAATTGAGAGCTACTTATGCCCGAACCGGCAGTGGTGTCGACAACTCGGGCTACTTTACCTGGAGACAAACCTATGCGTCGAGTAATGATCAAACAGGTATTGCAGGTATCGACCACGTAAGAGCCCAGATAGCAGTTGCAGAAAACGGGTTGGCTAATACGGGTATCACCTGGGAAAAGGGCAATAAATTCAACGCCGGGCTTGATGTTGCACTATTTAAAAATCATTTGTCGCTGAATGCAGATTTTTATCGCGATGTATACTCCGATCTGTTGCAGATCAGGGGCAAAAGCATAGCGCTGATAGGCACCGGCTATCCCTGGGAGAATATGGGAAAGAATTTGTACACCGGCGGGGAGTTGCAGATTACCTATCAAAACAATATAGCTGCATTTAATTATTTCTTTACCGCTAACGGCTCTCTTGAAAAGAACAGGGTGCTTTTTATGGATGAACAGCAGCGGGACTATCCCTGGAATGTGGCCACAGGAAAGCCTGTTAATACAAGATTTGGCTATATAGCCGATGGTTTTTTTCAAACTGATGAAGAAGCGCAATCAGGCGCGGTGATTGCCGGGTATGAAATAAAGGCGGGGGATATCAAATTTAAAGATTTGAATGGTGACGGCATGATCGATCAGTTTGATCAGACGGCCATCGGAACCGATAAGCCTTTATTGTATTATGGGCTTACAACAGGGTTTAATTATAAAGGGCTGGGCTTTAGCATCCTGCTGCAGGGTGTTAAGAACAGGGATTTATATATCGATAACTGGAACACAGAAATTCTAAGGGCCAACGGACAGGTTTACGGCCAGATGTATGAACATCTATTAAACAGGTGGACACCGGAAACAGCCGCTATAGCCAGCTACCCGCGACTAAAGGCAAATGGTGGTTTCGGTGATGGCTATTCTTTAAGCAGCAGTACTTTCTGGATGCATTCCGGCGATTATTGGCGCATTAAAAATGTCAATCTGCAATACACTTTTCCTTTCAGCTGGACTTCACGCTTCAAAGTGTCGGCTATTACTGCATTTGCTAATGCGCAAAACCTCTTCACCTGGGCGGCATACGACCGGGTAGACCCTGAAGTGGGTTATGGGGCTTATCCCATTCAGAAGGTTTATAATATGGGTATCAACATCAAATTTTAG
- a CDS encoding DUF4961 domain-containing protein: MRIKFFRKKNFWSFLAVTGLLALIIACSTDIVSVDQPSEADAGSNLTVTVNCKIDAAGTNLGKTLVVGFLVPKSWNAAQHTSVFYTCIPMGANNEKMSLMPVSEKETTSQIPWADALMQDKRYALMGNIVNDMEWVVFRSTKTYDINSSITFEVKLVTKTGAQNMLVNLGYFVGNTSNGLEAPGNDKFHDGRYARLTVTNGTGDLIDFVNPQIAMMELAKATDNDIQTIFYDGDLVETPLSSESKIYLCAKAYTATGEVIERCGKTQDFAFKPTPGINKFRFDFWPRSFFGLHQNQSIQRMEYFLTDAANAKKIGYGGSTSDNEPFRFTFNCE; this comes from the coding sequence ATGAGAATAAAATTTTTTAGGAAAAAGAATTTCTGGAGCTTCCTTGCAGTGACGGGGCTGCTGGCGCTGATAATCGCCTGTAGCACAGATATTGTAAGTGTAGATCAGCCTTCGGAAGCTGACGCGGGTAGTAACCTTACTGTAACCGTTAATTGTAAAATAGATGCTGCGGGAACAAATCTTGGAAAAACCCTTGTAGTAGGTTTTCTGGTTCCGAAGTCCTGGAATGCTGCGCAGCATACGTCTGTTTTTTACACCTGCATCCCAATGGGAGCCAATAATGAAAAAATGAGTTTGATGCCGGTTTCTGAAAAAGAAACTACTTCGCAGATTCCATGGGCAGACGCACTTATGCAGGATAAACGCTATGCGTTGATGGGAAATATTGTTAATGATATGGAATGGGTGGTTTTCAGGTCCACAAAAACATATGACATCAATAGCAGCATCACCTTCGAAGTAAAGCTGGTTACAAAAACGGGTGCACAAAATATGCTGGTTAATCTGGGCTATTTTGTTGGTAACACGAGTAATGGTTTAGAGGCGCCGGGCAATGACAAATTTCATGATGGCCGTTATGCCCGGTTAACAGTAACTAACGGTACGGGAGATTTGATCGATTTTGTAAATCCTCAGATTGCTATGATGGAACTGGCCAAAGCAACAGATAATGACATACAAACGATTTTTTATGATGGTGATTTGGTAGAAACGCCTTTGAGTAGCGAATCAAAAATATATCTCTGCGCTAAAGCCTATACGGCTACCGGGGAAGTAATAGAGCGATGCGGTAAAACCCAGGACTTTGCCTTTAAACCTACGCCAGGTATTAACAAATTCAGGTTTGATTTCTGGCCCAGATCATTTTTTGGATTACATCAAAATCAATCAATACAGCGAATGGAATATTTTTTAACAGACGCTGCCAATGCTAAAAAAATAGGATACGGCGGAAGCACTTCCGACAACGAGCCTTTCAGGTTCACCTTCAATTGCGAATAA